The region cacacacacacacacacacacacacacacacacacacacacgtcagggtgctgccgtgcAAGAAGCTCaagtgcacactgggagcaatttgggTATTAAGATCCTTgcctaaggccgggttcacacggcaggataattaggccgatatcggacccgatcttccccttccgacaatcttaaggacaccccgacaagcGTGATGagcctaaagataatcttatcagatattcctgctgtgtgtggtgtgttaagagcgctctgatctgctcggaagggcgtcaggagcgctccgatcgcaaatctgggatattcaacatgttggatttttttgccccaatattgcagcgtgtgttgtgtcccccgacaacaaacgagcacgcagcctgctgaatgtgacgttcagccaatcagaaagcgaggtgacggacgcacggagcagaaaataaaatcaaaacagctgttctgacttaccagaaagtccggtggtcgcgctgtctccactcctttaaagaacgccttttctttttctttagttttttcccctctgtttaaatagtccacaaagtacctccgtttgtttactctgaagtcacgtttaatctcgagagattttgcaagatttcctgtctgagctgtaaatgttcgtgtgtgaaaactgttcatgtgtggtggtgttgtccttaccgtgtggctgaacaccacacattgtacgaccaaacctgttagatccataatttttatcttcacgtgtgtggtctctcaggttttggaaacctaaagataattttaaaatcctgtcgtgtgaaccaggcttaagggcCCACAGTGATTTTCTGAGCTGATGggaatttgaacagaggatcttctagTCACAAGGCCACTGCTTTAACCACAAGTGACCATTGCTTCAAAAGTCTCAGTGCTCTGGGGCCTCATGTAAAAAGACTtcagtggatttcctactgaaacatggcatacaccAAATCCCacaaactggcgtaagcacaaaaagaTTCAGATGCCTCAAAGTGTGTggatgcatggatccaagcatgttccgtttgtacatcccactgaacgtggaattgagcgcacatgtaCCATGCTCCCCCCTTTCCATGCCCCAATTTAAATATGCTAATCCATGTAACTAGGCCCTGCGAGTTGTGACTTCCCctccatcagatcagtcaacatgaacacagaacagaaattatactgagtgtgaattacagatgactggaaatgacatgACGACAGCAGAGAAAGTTTATTTGGTTCTCTGTCAAATTAAATAAACATGAAACGTTAAGAGTTAGtaggagcgtgtgtgtgtgtgtgggtgtgaagccGCAACACTGTGGGCTCAGTGCAGCGCACACACACTTAAGTAAAAAATGTGAGGTGCGCCACAGCCAACAGTGACAATTCACAATTTTACACACGCATTTATTGACAGATACTGAAGAcagggggcctgttaagaagctctagtttcacgatcaagaaacaaacaaaaaactaataacaacaacatgatacatatttgaatgcgcacatgtccAAATGTGCCTGCGCTGGTTGTCATTCGGAAcacttacacaaataaactatttactcatcacgcactgcacatttccatggtcatttcattTTTGATACACCTGAATGTGGATGTGGAGACAAAcgtatgccatgtttttgtgtgtacatgttttgtacatgaggcccctggtcataGGTGATTTCAGTGGCCACTAAAGGCACTGACACAGAAGATTAAAGTTTGAGATATCTAGCTACATCATTCTGACAAGCTGAACCCTAACAGCATTGTTACCACATACATCATCAATCTCCGCCACCATAACTTGCAGACAAATATTCAACCTGTGCTGAGTGTACACGTGGCCACACCATAGTGTTGCTGAACAAACACTATGTTCCAGGggctaaatttatttttttctcaattGAGAAACATTCAAATGACCAACTGAAAAGGTGATTCAAGTACAGGGACTTTAAATCATCCAGCAAGAAAAGTGAATTGATAGAAAGGtgagtattttctttttgtttttaatttggttTTACACTTCCAGGTTTGCAttttgattttttgttttgttttgttttttaaacatgaACAAACACATGTTCATATCTGAAAAAATTAATGCTGTATTTAATtgacaaattaattttaatatgATGCTTAAATTCAGCGGGTggtgtcatctgatctgaggtcATTGcccaaaggtgttttttttttgtgaccatcaGGCAGGCGACACACGGAGGTCTAAAAAGTAGGCTTCCCGTGAATGCACACCGGGTTCTGTTCTGGTGTTTTATCGCTGAGAGCGCATGAAAATTGTGACATTTATTTTGTTGCAAGCCTTCTCGACAGCGCCAGGACTTTTCGCGACCAGTGCGCACAGGACCGAGGAAGATGGTTTGAGCCATCCTGTACTGACTGGCGATGCGTAACGTGGAGATGCGCAGGCTGCACAACACCACATCGTTTCAGCATGACTTTTAGCACACAGATGTTGGTGAATTATTCAAAgcgcttgggtgatattggctcagtaataataaaaatgccagcgctgctgctgctgcggatCAGTGCAACAACTGTGGGCGCAGCGTAAATCCCGGTGTGATTGTTCGGCCGGCAGCAGCCCGAATCATCCTCGTCTGCACGTACACAATTGTAGGCTTTCATTTCCTCTAACGTGTACGCACTCACACCGTATAACAAATAGTTGACAAGAGCTGGGAATGGCTGGGAGCGCTTCCTCGTTTGAGCACCGTTCTTCTTTTCTGATCATGTACAAGTCCTTATTGTCAATTTCAGCAATTTTCTGTAAATACCTCGCTTTGCAAATTGGATTCAATGTGTCACAATTTATTGGTTTTTCCTTCTTGCTATTTTTATCCGGCTTTGATGTCAACATTATCGTGGCAATGTCAACGATCTCTATATAATAGATCAGAGACAAAGAAAGTTGACTCATAACATGGTGGACTGCTGAATTGTGGGAAATCTGTGACGTCATCGGATATCTATCTATTCACTACAGTATTTGATGTCTGGGAGAACGGTGGATTACTGATTAGCACTGCTGATTCACAGCAATAAGgtcgtgggttcgattcccacttggggcctttctgtgtagcgTTTGCATGCTCTTCCTTTGTTactcgggaaaaaaaaaaaaaaacgtccgtAAACAGCTCGACATCCgtcgtgtttacaattgatttgggcttcaatcagcaggtcccgttcttgtgatgatgtagcaacaatataaaatagagcgcaggcttcagacagctgttgtttatccttcacctgcgcactgATCATCGACTTTAActgttcaggatttttaaaatatcaacatgtcatcatttttagtgattatttgtgcacatttttttggtGTCGCCTACACTTTAAGTGTACATCGTCATAGCCACTCTATTGACGTTACCTGAAATCAAGTGTTGACATTCTCTCTGGATCATTAAACCAGTCATGATCATTATACTAATATATTCCATTGATGAAATTTCATCAATAATACGATTAAGCTGTCATTTTCGTGGGATATTTTTCACTAACATATTGTTTTTCTTTATATTAATGACGCAGTAACAAAGCTAACAGCTAAGCTAACACTTCGTACCGTACCGTACCTTTGTCCTCGCGCCGCTCGGCCGCCATTACTACCTCCACGAGCTGCTTCTCGCGTTTTGATATCAAAGCTGTCAggttattttttaataataatgaGAAAATTGTGCTAAATATTCGACTGCgccacaaaataataaaataggtaAAGATGCCACGCCACAAATTCTTCTTCGTCAGCTACTGCTTCTTCTTTGGAGTTTAACGGCAATTAGCATACTTGGTGTTGCTTTACCGCCTCCTGCTGGCTCTTGTTTCGGCTGTTCcagttttgttcagggtcgccacagcaaatccagatGCGCATCggaatttgacacaagttttacaccggatgcccttcctgacacaaccccagttttacccggagaaacacacagcccgtagtcttctgaagaggtctctcacaatgcttagcttctgagatctgatgggatcaggctgacagagagcagactggctgcaattGTCAACTTAAAGTAGTCttcaaagaaaaataaatagtaattcccattggctgctgccttgttttttaaaaaaacaagggATTAATTGAGTTCCAATTtggatctgcacattgatttggcacaagttgtacaccagatgcccttcctgacactaaccacttgtccaccaccacaGCCTTCAAAGAAAAATAAATGGGTAAATCCACTTCCGTCCCTCACCATGTCACCACTGTCTGCACATCTGTAACCCTGGAAACTCATCCCAGCTTCTGTCAACATAATGTTATTTGTTCTTCTGGTTCAGTGTGTTTATTGGCAGATCACATCACTGCGCTGTAGGAGCCTACACCTccatgaaggaaaaaaaagtcttatagtccatgagccagtcatgaattttgacctaatcggtaccccTTAAGGGGAataaaacaacacttagaatccagcctcagtgtatcatggcctaaacaaaaatgtatgatagccatcccagggtggtagctgtagccagataggggtcaatgaagaattacacagaggtcaaactttaagaatgctccaatcatgttgaaaactatatcacattatttgtctggtcataattccaaaaaggtatagtttggactatctatgatggaatgttctggagttatggggtcaaaacagcaaaaatggtgacaaaggtcaatttcagtttgtacaggggtcaaaagttaaagttgctctaatttcagcaaaaaatgatgcaaattattggttgaaataaaaggatcaataaatggaatagtttttagTGTGTTGaaggctttgtctccaaagtaaaagtcacaaacagttctgaaacagtccttcggcggcctcttcagtccagcgtttcactgaccttttttgcactggctctcttctcaccctgggtgtgtattgggggagcagatcgacgagattgtgatcagagcgtcccagcggggggaggggggtggaggtgtaagcaTCCTCCACATTAGTGTAAaagaggtccagtattctattgtccctggttttacacgtgacgtactgggtgaacatggggaggggggtggagagggAGGCGTGATTAAAGTCCTCGGTGATGAGGAGGAGCATgcgggggtgttgtgtctgcagccgcgtgactgtgttgtgaatccgctcacaggcagcggcgGTGTCCGCAaagggaggaatatacgcgcagagcgtaatcacacttccaaactcccttgggagatagtacggcctcatgctcaccgcgagtagctccacgtcACAGGAGCAGATCTGGTCTTTGACACGAATGAGCTGCGCTGCACCATCTCTCATTCACATAAACGGCAAGCCCCCTCCTCTGTTTTTTccacacatattgcagtgttttgggattacctttcattgctatgctgatgacactctgtTGTACGTTGTCCTTTGGTGGACCTACAGATTGgagatacactgaacaaaaatagaaacgtaacacttttgtttttgctcccatttccatgagctgaactcaaagatttaaaacattttctatatacacaaaagacctatttctctcaaatattgttcacaaatctgtctaaatctgttagtgagcacttaatTCTCATTTGCCAATGTCATCCCAccccacaggtgtggcatatcaagatgctaatgacacagcatgattattgcacacataatatttttctcatttgtataaaaaaagaaaaaaaggaggaAGCTGGTCGTGCGGAAAAAGAGGCAGGGACACACTAGCTAGAGTGCCTTAGACATTATAAAGGGTAGACGCCGCATCAACCGCTGCTGCCTATTAGCACTGATGAGCCGTGGGTGCTGCCATCTTAGACCAGTCGTCCAACCCGCTCCACTTAGTGCTGTTTGGCAGGCACAGAGCATTTAATCCATTCTAACTCTCAGAATAATTTGATTTTCACACAGTTTTTTCTGCAAACGTCACATatgtagctatgatacaggacaaatggctcgtcgtattttaatattcatagtggGATTAACAGTAATAGAACCTTCTGATATAGCCTAGACTGCAGACAGGCattttgcaaacactgtaaacCCATACAttatacataaatacacacactaatatatgatagagaagcagatagtggcagtaaagtcaactattttagtcATTTGAAGAGACAATATATGATTAGGCTATATATGAATATTTATATATACAAACCAAATACTGACTACATTATATTTCCATATAAAacataacaatatatatatatatatatatatatatatatatagggccaagagtgcaggttttcattgcagccactgattccaccaggtgattttattgattattaatatcactttgagcagatggaatcagttaatttgttatggccactcttaaaacttaagTTATATTTATAATTTCATTACTGGTAAAATTTAGAATGCCTTTAGATGACATATACTCatgatctcacaggaatatattacaattatctgggaactactttttgcgcaggaatttatcaagcacgtcggccgggGGCGCGTACTagcacagaatacccagaaactggatagttgttgtttgcatgttctccccgtgtttgcgtgggtttcctccgggtgctctggtttcctcccacatccaaagacatgcgggttaggtggattggaatctttaaaattgtccgtaggtgtgggtgtgtctgtgtttgtttatctatttgtggcctgcgacagactagcgtcctgtcctgggtgtacccgcctcgcactctatgactgctgggataggctcctgccccccgcgacccttaattggactaagcggtagaagatagatggatggatggatagttgctTGGTCATAAcaagagagcgtccacttttagcttgcaatAAGCTAagatagtggcgctcgtgagagtgtgcttAACGCTAGCACAGCTGtactgaccccccccccacacacacacacacacagaaagtggGGCAtgaattattaatttatttgctgTTCTGCTTTGCGTGTCAGTGAAAAAAAAACTATCATTTGAGGTAAAAACTATTTGATAGAATTTTATGCGGTGAAACACACAAGAGGAGGAGGCAGGAGGAACCATCTGTGTGAGCCAATAAGAAGCGCGCAGTCGGAATCGCTCTCAGCCAATGAAATGGAGGAACTCACTGCCGATTGCCTGCCTCCTTTGACGCGTCACGCGCGACCAGCCAGAAGACACGTCACTAATCAGAGCGCAGAAGAAGAGAACCGTTTCGGTCCGGTTCTGTCAGTCATGGCGGACGAAACCACGCGCCGGGTGGTGTCGCAGATCCCGCGGCTGAAGACGCACGCGGGCCCGCGGAACGCTGAGCTGTGGCCACAAAGGCTGAAGGAAGAGTATCAGGCCCTGATCCGGTTCGTGGAGCAGAACAAAGCAGCTGACAACGACTGGTTCCGTCTGGAGTCCAACCCGGACGGCACGCGCTGGAGCGGCACGTGCTGGTACATCCACGAGCTGCTGCGCTACGAGTTCCGGTTGGAGTTCGACATTCCAGTGACGTATCCGGAAACCGCGCCTGAGGTGGCGTTGCCGCAGCTGGACGGACAAACCGCCAAAATGTACCGCGGCGGGAAAATCTGCCTGACGGAACATTTTGCGCCACTTTGGGCGCGTAACGTGCCGCGCTTCGGGCTCGCGCACCTAATGGCGCTCGGGCTCGCGCCTTGGCTGGCCGTGGAGGTACCCGAACTGATCAGCAAGGGCCTGCTGGTGCACGAGGACAAGGCCCAGTGACGTCACATGGTGACATCAGAAGAGGGAGACGTCATCGCTGCTCATTATGTTGGACTTGATCACCGATCAGTTGATAGAGATCATATACGTCAgcgatgtttgtttttgttttgtttttcgagCCGGCCTGAACCCTGTATCATTATCCTGCAGCAGTGAATTACTAATTAAAATTTAGAAACAAATTTACCCTCTAAGTCTAAAAAACATGTCGAGCCATAAAGACTAAAATGTGTTTAAGTCATTGGGTCTGACTGTCATCAAATATTTAATAACTGACATCCTGAAAGTCGTTTATTTCAAGGGCATGAGGTGACTGGCTGAGactttttttaatgcctcaaCTATGAAATCATCAACAACAATGTGATATTAAAATGAGTTATCAACTTCCTCACACTCATCAAATCTGTTTAACTTGATTAAAATCAATATGCCAAAATTGCTGGCATGTTAAATGCTGACATAAATCCAAGTCAAAAAATCTAAATTGCAGATTGTGTATTTGGTCCAGATCAACATGAAGTTCTGTTTGATAATCATTTCAGGGATCTTAAAATCTTCACATAATCTGTGCGATCATCAGCACTATTAATTTAATGTGAGAATGAATAATAAAATGTGACTTAACGGCTATACACTCTGAACTTTGCTGTTTTTGGTCATCCATTTATGACGGAAGGTTTCTCTCGAGTTAGTTTCCTGGACAGATCCAAATCAGGTGTACCCTGATGGTCTGAACAGAAACTCATGTGATCGTGGCAATGCGGCACAATTACTAATGTGACATTTTCAATCTGCCTCTGTAATTTACATATTGGAAGAGGCACAGGATGTTCATTGAGATgactttaggaaaaaaaaaaagtggagaagCACAGAAGACAAGTGATCACTGTACAGTAAGGACACGGGTTATTTGATGCCACATTTCCAATAAATGTAAAATATGCAAATTAGTTACAATATGCTGATTGCCACATTGAGCTTGCACAATATGTATATTGTGCACACTaacaatattccacattattcattttatttctcATCTTGCACACAAACTGATGGAGCTGGTAGCTTATTTATATGTAAGATTgcacttttaatttcattgtgCTTGTATGCAGAATGACAAAGACACTGTTCTATTCCTTAAAAATATGGCTTAATTTTCAGCCACTTCATTTGATTTTAGTCTTAATTAGGGCCCGAGCGACGACTAAAAGTCATCTGACGAGGACCCTCTTGAAATCGCGCTGTTTGATTATTCTTTATATTTCtgtaaggctctcagttgtccagatggtttccatagtagagaagcttgaatcttcgactggactgggttgcttgacgcgaggacgtcaagcaacccagtccagtcgaagtctTTATACTTTTCAAGCCCCAATTTCacccctttcccatgctcaaaaactt is a window of Thalassophryne amazonica chromosome 17, fThaAma1.1, whole genome shotgun sequence DNA encoding:
- the ufc1 gene encoding ubiquitin-fold modifier-conjugating enzyme 1, with product MADETTRRVVSQIPRLKTHAGPRNAELWPQRLKEEYQALIRFVEQNKAADNDWFRLESNPDGTRWSGTCWYIHELLRYEFRLEFDIPVTYPETAPEVALPQLDGQTAKMYRGGKICLTEHFAPLWARNVPRFGLAHLMALGLAPWLAVEVPELISKGLLVHEDKAQ